The window GGCCTGGCAGCCGCTCGTGGAGGACATAACCTACGATCCGATAGTCGTCGCTGTGGATCGGATCGTTGTGTACTCATCGACGTTGACACCCTCAGGCTCGATCTACCGAAAGGTTTACGAATGCCTTTTCGAAGGAGGTCTGATCAAACATGGCTGAGAAGGAACAGAAAGAAAAGTTCGAAGTTCTTGAGAAGGCTATCAAGAAAATCGAAAGCAACTACGGCAAAGGTTCGATCATGATACTGGGAGAAGAGGCCCAGGTTGCTCCTGTGGAGGTCATATCGACTGGCTCACTCGCGCTGGACATAGCTACCGGTGTGGGAGGCTATCCTAGAGGAAGAATCATAGAGATCTTCGGACCGGAAGCCAGTGGTAAGACCACTCTCGCGCTTCACGCCATAGCCGAGGCACAGAAAGCCGGAGGCGTCGCCGCGATAGTAGACGCAGAACACGCTCTCGATCCGCTCTACGCCAAAGCGCTCGGGGTGGACCTGAAACGCCTGCTCATCTCCCAGCCGGATTACGGTGAACAGGCTCTCGAGATCGTCGACGAACTTGTGAGAAGCAACGCGGTCGATTTGATCGTCGTCGACTCTGTGGCGGCTCTGGTTCCTCGCTCCGAAATCGAAGGCAGCATGGGTGATATGCAGGTTGGTCTCCAGGCACGTTTGATGTCTCAGGCTTTGAGGAAAATCGCTGGCAGCGTGAGCAAGTCCAAGGCTGTTGTGATCTTCACAAACCAGATAAGGATGAGGATCGGGGTGATGTTCGCCAACCCCGAAACCACTACAGGAGGTCTCGCGCTGAAATTCTACGCGACCATGAGGATCGAAGTCAGAAAGACTGACACGATCAAGGACGCGACGGAATCGATCGGTATCACAGTTACGGCGAAGGTGGTCAAGAACAAGGTGGCCCCACCTTTCAAAAAGGCCGATCTGGACATCATATTCGGCAAAGGGATCGTAAGGGAGAACGAGCTGTTCAATTTGGGTGTGTCCGAGGAAATCATACAAAAGAAAGGAAGCTGGTTCTTTTACGTCGCGGATGATGGGAAAGAGTACACACTCGGACAGGGCAAGAACAACGTTGTGCTTTTCCTCGCGCAGAATACGAACATCGCCATGGAAATAGAGAGGAAGATAAGGCAGAAGTACAATTTGCCGATGGGTGAAAGAAATGCAGCTGGATGATGCGTTGAAATATGCGAAAAGGTTGCTGAAGTTCAGAGTGCGATCCCGGGCTGAGATCAGAAACAGGCTTGCGATGAAGGGCTTCGACCCAGAGACGATCGAAGCCGTGATAGATCGTCTCGAAAAATCGGGTTTTCTCGACGATGAGAAGTTCGCTTATCTCTACGCCAGCGATATGCTGGTTGTTCATGGTTATGGACCTGTCAGGATAAAGATGAAGTTAAAACAGCTCAAAGTCGATGATGAAATCATCGATAGGGCGCTGGAAAGGGTCATGCAGGAAACAGATGTAAGGCAAGTGATGAAGAAACTTCTGGAAAGCCGGAAACTCTCCGATCATGAAGCGAGAGAATTTCTCTTTCGCCGGGGTTTCACAACGAAAGAAATAGATTTGCTCGAAGAAGGAGGTGTTGAGACATGACGCTGGTTGTCGCTCTGATCTGTGCGCTTGCAGGTCTGTTCTTCGGATATTTGATAGCGAAATCGAACATAGAAAAAGCCTACAGGCGTGCGCAGAAGGATGCCGAGAGCATCATCAAGAAAGCGGAACAGGAGATAGCTGAGATGAAGAGAAAGGCGATAGTCGAGGCGAGGGAAGAGGCGCACAGACTGAAAGAAGAGATTGAATCAGACCTGCGGAGAAAGGAACAGGAAATAAGAGCGATAGAAGAAAGACTTTTGAAAAGGGAAGAAATGCTTTCTCGAAGGGAGGAAGCCGTTGAGAAGAAGGAAGCGTCCCTGGAGTCTTTGAGAGTACAGCTTGAAGCGGCGAAAAAGAAAATTGAGCAGAGGGAGAAGGAACTCGACGAGAAGTTCACACAACTGGCCGGCATGACCGTGGAAGATGCGCGGAAGATCGTGCTCGAAGAGGCTCGAAACAGATACGAACACGATCTCGCGCTCATGTTCAAGCAGGTCAAAGAGCGATACGAAGAGGAAGCCGAAAGGGAGGCGAAGAGGATAATCGTAACCGCTGTGCAGCGTTACGCGCCCGAGTACATAGGTGAGATAACGGTTTCCACCGTCAGCCTTCCGAACGACGAGATGAAGGGAAGGATCATAGGCCGAGAGGGGAGAAACATCAGAGCTTTTGAAAAGATCACGGGTGTTGATCTGGTGATCGATGATACTCCCGAAGTCGTCGTACTTTCAAGTTTCAATCCCATCAGAAGAGAGATCGCACGCATCACGCTCGAAAAACTCGTCGCCGACGGAAGGATACATCCTGCGAGGATCGAAGAAATGTACGAGAAGGCCAAACAGGAAGTGGAAAAAGCGATCAGAGAAGCCGGCCAGGAAGCCGCTTTGAAGGTTGGTGTGACCGGGATACATCCAGAGCTCATCAAGCTCCTGGGTAAACTCAAATACAGAACCAGCTACGGTCAGAACGTGCTTGCGCACTCCGTAGAAGTTGCCCAGCTCGCAGCGCTCATGGCCGAAGAGCTTGGACTCGATCCAGAGAAAGCCAAACGTGGAGGTTTGCTGCACGACATAGGCAAAGCGCTCGATCACGAAGTTGAAGGTTCGCACACTGAGATAGGTGCCGAAATAGTGAAACGCTATGGTGAACCTGAATACGTTGTGAACGCGATCATGAGTCATCACGGAGAAGTTGAACCTTCCTGTCCCGAGTCGGTCTTAGTGGCTGCAGCGGATGCACTTTCGGCAGCGAGACCAGGCGCCAGACGTGAGGACCTTGAAAACTACATCAGACGCCTGGTGAAGATGGAAAAGATCGCGATGAGCTTCAAGAACGTTGAGAAAGCTTACGCGATACAGGCAGGTAGGGAAGTGAGAGTCATCGTCGAGCCCGACAAAGTGGACGATGCCGAGGCTGAAAAGATGGCCTACGAAATTGCGAAGAGGATAGAAGAAGAGGTGGAATATCCAGGAGTCCTCAAGGTGGTCGTCATAAGGGAGAAAAGGTCCGTGGCCTACGCGAAATGAGGGGACGTTCGTCCCCTCTTTTTTCAATAGGGGTGGTGCTGTGTATTTTGAAAAAGAAAAGTCCAAGCATCGGCTCTTGCTCAGAAGACCCGCTCTGCTACTGATAGACTTTCAGAACTATTTTTGCCGGAAGGACGGAAAAGCCTACCTCGCTGGTGTTGAAAGAATGCTTCCGGTCGCGCAAAGGTTGTTGAAAATCTTTGTAAATAAAGAACTACCCGTGGTCGTGACGATCCACAGAAGAAACAGCCGGTCCATGATGAGATGGTGGAACAACTCTATTGAAGATGATCAAGCAGAGCCGTGTTTAGATTGTACGGGTGCTATCCTCCTTTACAAGGACTCTTACGATGCGTTCTACATGACGAATCTGGAAGAGATACTCAGAGAGAAGAAAGTGGAACAGATAGTTTTGGGAGGAGTCATGACACATCTGTGTGTTGAAACAACAGCGAGGAGTGCTTTCGTCAGAGGATTCGATGTGGTTGTCGTTGAAGACGTATGCTGGGACAAGGAAGATTGGTACCACTTTGCCTCTTTGAAAAATCTGGCACACGGTTTTGCTGTTATCACGAATTCGGATGAATTGATATGCGCGTTGGAGTCGTTGGAGCCGGTCCGGCAGGTGTAACGGCAGCGGTATTTCTGAGTAGATACGGTGTCGAAGTGACAATCTTCGAGAAAGAAGAAGTGGGAGGACTCATAGTGAACGCGTGGCGGATCGAGAATCTGCCCGTGTTTTCGCCGTGCAGTGGAGAAGACCTCGCGAAGGTGCTGAAAGAAAGGCTTGAAGAAAGCAGATCCAAGTTGATCTGCGAGGAGGTACTGAGCATACAGGGAAGGTCCGTAAAAACTGTTTCAGCCACCTACGACTTCGATAGCGTGATCATTGCAACGGGAACGAAACCTAAGAGGATTGAAGAGTTCGAGGTGAATCAAAACGTTGTCTACGAATTCAAAAGGTTGCCGCGCAGGATCAAATCGCTTGCCATTTACGGAGCAGGGGATGTCGCCTTCGATGGAGCTTTGAAAGCGAAACACACAGGTGTCAGTGAGGTTCACATCTTCAGCAGATCCGATCGAATAAAGGCAGTACCAAGGTTGGTCCGGCTGGCATCTCATCTGGGTGTTCGTTATCATCGGGCCGAACCGATACAGGCCGTTGAAGACCTTGGGGGAAGGGTGAGATTGTTCACGAAGGCTGGAAGTTACGATTTTGATGCCCTGCTCATCTGTATAGGAAGGGTTCCAAACGTTCCTGCCATTGTGAAACCCTCGCGGGAAGTCCACGTGGTGGGTGATGCAAGTGGAAGCTTCAGGCAGCTTGCGATCGCCATGG is drawn from Thermotoga sp. Ku-13t and contains these coding sequences:
- a CDS encoding isochorismatase family protein; the protein is MYFEKEKSKHRLLLRRPALLLIDFQNYFCRKDGKAYLAGVERMLPVAQRLLKIFVNKELPVVVTIHRRNSRSMMRWWNNSIEDDQAEPCLDCTGAILLYKDSYDAFYMTNLEEILREKKVEQIVLGGVMTHLCVETTARSAFVRGFDVVVVEDVCWDKEDWYHFASLKNLAHGFAVITNSDELICALESLEPVRQV
- the rny gene encoding ribonuclease Y, with the protein product MTLVVALICALAGLFFGYLIAKSNIEKAYRRAQKDAESIIKKAEQEIAEMKRKAIVEAREEAHRLKEEIESDLRRKEQEIRAIEERLLKREEMLSRREEAVEKKEASLESLRVQLEAAKKKIEQREKELDEKFTQLAGMTVEDARKIVLEEARNRYEHDLALMFKQVKERYEEEAEREAKRIIVTAVQRYAPEYIGEITVSTVSLPNDEMKGRIIGREGRNIRAFEKITGVDLVIDDTPEVVVLSSFNPIRREIARITLEKLVADGRIHPARIEEMYEKAKQEVEKAIREAGQEAALKVGVTGIHPELIKLLGKLKYRTSYGQNVLAHSVEVAQLAALMAEELGLDPEKAKRGGLLHDIGKALDHEVEGSHTEIGAEIVKRYGEPEYVVNAIMSHHGEVEPSCPESVLVAAADALSAARPGARREDLENYIRRLVKMEKIAMSFKNVEKAYAIQAGREVRVIVEPDKVDDAEAEKMAYEIAKRIEEEVEYPGVLKVVVIREKRSVAYAK
- the recA gene encoding recombinase RecA — protein: MAEKEQKEKFEVLEKAIKKIESNYGKGSIMILGEEAQVAPVEVISTGSLALDIATGVGGYPRGRIIEIFGPEASGKTTLALHAIAEAQKAGGVAAIVDAEHALDPLYAKALGVDLKRLLISQPDYGEQALEIVDELVRSNAVDLIVVDSVAALVPRSEIEGSMGDMQVGLQARLMSQALRKIAGSVSKSKAVVIFTNQIRMRIGVMFANPETTTGGLALKFYATMRIEVRKTDTIKDATESIGITVTAKVVKNKVAPPFKKADLDIIFGKGIVRENELFNLGVSEEIIQKKGSWFFYVADDGKEYTLGQGKNNVVLFLAQNTNIAMEIERKIRQKYNLPMGERNAAG
- a CDS encoding regulatory protein RecX; translated protein: MQLDDALKYAKRLLKFRVRSRAEIRNRLAMKGFDPETIEAVIDRLEKSGFLDDEKFAYLYASDMLVVHGYGPVRIKMKLKQLKVDDEIIDRALERVMQETDVRQVMKKLLESRKLSDHEAREFLFRRGFTTKEIDLLEEGGVET
- a CDS encoding NAD(P)/FAD-dependent oxidoreductase; translation: MRVGVVGAGPAGVTAAVFLSRYGVEVTIFEKEEVGGLIVNAWRIENLPVFSPCSGEDLAKVLKERLEESRSKLICEEVLSIQGRSVKTVSATYDFDSVIIATGTKPKRIEEFEVNQNVVYEFKRLPRRIKSLAIYGAGDVAFDGALKAKHTGVSEVHIFSRSDRIKAVPRLVRLASHLGVRYHRAEPIQAVEDLGGRVRLFTKAGSYDFDALLICIGRVPNVPAIVKPSREVHVVGDASGSFRQLAIAMGQAVDACMKILQGGWCS